Within Elizabethkingia sp. JS20170427COW, the genomic segment ATACGACCTAGAAGTGCAGACACCTCTGAACCAGCTTGGGTAAAACGGAAGATATTATCTACGAAGAAAAGTACATCTCTACCTTGTCCGCTTTCACCACCATCACGGTAATACTCAGCTAATGTAAGACCAGAAAGTGCTACACGAGCTCTTGCTCCTGGAGGTTCGTTCATCTGACCGAAAACGAAAGCAGCTTTAGACTCTTTCATTAATTCAGTATCTACTTTAGAAAGATCCCATCCACCGTTTTCCATAGAGTGCATGAAGTCATCTCCGTATTTGATAATTCCAGACTCTAACATCTCACGAAGAAGGTCGTTACCTTCTCTGGTTCTTTCCCCTACTCCTGCGAATACAGAAAGACCACCGTGACCTTTAGCGATGTTATTAATCAACTCCTGGATTAATACGGTTTTACCTACACCAGCACCACCGAATAAACCAATTTTACCACCTTTTGCATAAGGCTCAATAAGGTCGATTACTTTAATCCCTGTGAATAATACTTCAGATGAAGTAGATAATTGATCGAATTTTGGAGCTTCTCTGTGAATTGGCAGCCCTCCTTCTTTAGAAAGAGTTGTCATTCCATCAATAGTATCCCCAACCACATTGAACAATCTTCCGTTCACTTCCTCACCGATAGGCATAGTAATTTGTTTACCGTGTCCTATTACAGCCTGACCTCTCTGAAGACCGTCGGTAGCATCCATCGCGATACATCTTACAGTATCTTCTCCGATATGCTGTTCAACCTCTAAGATTAAACCTTTTTCACCTTCTCTTACAACTTCTAGAGCATCATATATTCTTGGTAGTTCCTCTACTTCCTGAAATACCACGTCGATTACTGGACCAATAATCTGTGCAATTTTTCCCTGAATTTGGTTTGCCATTTCTATTTTTTTTCTTGTGTGCAAATATAGTGATATTCCTCATATCTTCGTTGCTTGTAATAAAGATTTTTATCAT encodes:
- the atpD gene encoding F0F1 ATP synthase subunit beta, with product MANQIQGKIAQIIGPVIDVVFQEVEELPRIYDALEVVREGEKGLILEVEQHIGEDTVRCIAMDATDGLQRGQAVIGHGKQITMPIGEEVNGRLFNVVGDTIDGMTTLSKEGGLPIHREAPKFDQLSTSSEVLFTGIKVIDLIEPYAKGGKIGLFGGAGVGKTVLIQELINNIAKGHGGLSVFAGVGERTREGNDLLREMLESGIIKYGDDFMHSMENGGWDLSKVDTELMKESKAAFVFGQMNEPPGARARVALSGLTLAEYYRDGGESGQGRDVLFFVDNIFRFTQAGSEVSALLGRMPSAVGYQPTLASEMGAMQERITSTKNGSITSVQAVYVPADDLTDPAPATTFAHLDATTVLDRKIASLGIYPAVDPLASTSRILAPEVIGEEHYNCAQRVKEILQRYKALQDIIAILGMEELSEEDKMVVYRARKVQRFLSQPFHVAEQFTGIPGVLVDIKNTIKGFNMIIDGELDHLPEAAFNLKGSIEDAIEAGEKMLAENK